From Jiangella mangrovi:
ACACGAGCCCGTGGGCCGGGCTACGGGACGCGGTCAGTGGGAACGCGGCGGCACTCGCCGGCCTTTCGCAGGCAACGGGACTGACTCGTGAGGCGCAGGATCGGGTATCCGCATTGCTGGGCGCAGCACCCAAGCACGGGCTGGGCCGCGCAGACGAGTTCCTGATCGACGACGTGCGCCACACAGCCAGAACCGCACGAACCGAAGCTCAACTGGCCGACACCTTCGGCATCGCGCTGGAAAATCCCTACCTCGACGCTCGCCTTCTTGAGGCGGTGCTGACCATACCGGTTCGCCATCGTGCATCGCCCCATCGATACAAGCCGATGCTGAGCGACGCGGCGACCGGTTTGGTGCCCGACCGCGTCCGGCTCCGCGGCGCGAAGGGAACCTTCGCTGCTGATCACCATCGAGGGCTACGCCAGAACCTTCGCCAGTTCCTCGACCTCGCCGACGGCGAGCTGGCCGGGCGGGGGCTCATTCGACCATCGTGGGTGCGGCGGCAGCTCAATCAGGCTGCATTCGGCCTCGAGGTGGCCTGGAGCCGCATCGCACCTGTCATCGCGGCTGAGATCTGGCTGCGCAGTGTCCAGCGTGATGAGCCCACTGCCTGGGTCTACAGCGCAGCGAGTGAAGGTGTGGCATGAACACACCCGTCCCATGGTCTCCGGCGCCATCGACGCAGACGATCAGAACCGAGCATCTTCTCGTGGTCGTTGATCGACAGAACGGCCACATCGCAGCGCTCACCGGCACGGCCCGGGGGACGTGGGAGGCGCTACACAGCCGGTCTCCGCTTCGAGCCGAGTCCATCAACGGCAGTTCGCTGGCTGCCTTCCGAGCTCGGGGGTGGCTGGTTCGATCCGACACGGTCACGTCGACACCGTCCTTGATCGACGTGCCCGAGCCCGCCAGCTCCTGAGGCACTCACGAAGTCTCGGCACATCTACGCCCGGTTCCGATCGCGTCGTGGCGGTGGCGTCTGGCAGCCGTCCCGGTGCTGTTGCTCACGCTGGCTGTTCGGGGCCTCGGCCCTCGACGTCGGCAGTTCACGCGGATGCTCTGGCTGACCCGAGCAGGAAGACGCCTTCCGTGGGCCGATGAATCCGCCATACGCCAGTCTGTGCGTTCGATACGGTGGGCCGCGCGTGGCGTCCCAGCTCGAATCGCCTGCTTGGAGGAGTCTGCTGCGGCAAACCTCCTGCTGGCGCTGAGCGGTCGCCGTGGTCGTTGGACACAGGGGGTCGCCGTCGACCCCCTCCGGTTCCACGCGTGGCTCGCAGACCATGAGGGGAATCCCATCGAAGAGCCTGCCGATACCGCGCATTACACCCCGATCAATCAATAGCCCGGAGGCGCCCTATGAACCAACCGCATCTCCTACTGAGCGGTGAGCGTCTGGCCCTGGCCATGACCACAGCCGAGCACCTGCGGGAGTATCACCGCTGGGAGAACGACCCTGAGACGATTCTCGGCTACGGCAACCAGGCGCCGCAGAGTTGGGAGACGCGCGCGGCCGGGTACGAGGCGCAAGCGCGCAGCGATCGCCAGACCCGATTCGAGATCGTGCGGCTGACCGATGACAGACCAGTCGGAACGACGGTGCTGTACGTCGACCACGCCGTACGAACGGCAGAATTCGTGATGGTCCTGGCGCCGGAGGCGCGTGGACATGGCTTCGCGGCGGAGGCGACCCTCCTGACCCTTGACTGGGCGTTCCACATGGCCGCCCTACGGATGGTCTGGTTGAAGGTCTTGGAGCCGAACGTCCGGGCAGTCCGGGCCTACGAGAAGGCCGGGTTCCGGCCGGCCGGCAGGCTCCGGCAGGCGGGCTGGTGGCGCGGCGAGTCCTGCGACGAGTTGTTGATGGACGCCGTGAGGGCCGACTTCCCCGGCCCCAGCGCCATCCCCTAGACGCCCAACACCACCCGGGCTTTGGCGACGTCGTCGGTCATGGTGGCCACGAGGTCGTCGACGGAGTCGAACCGCAGCGTGGGGCGCAGCCGCTCGACGAACTCGAGGACGATCTCGTCGCCGTAGAGGTCGAGGTCGGTGCGGCCGATGACGTAGGCCTCGACCCGCCGGGACACGCCGTCGAACGTGGGGTTGGTGCCGACGGAGATGGCGGCCGCCATGCGCTCGCGGTCGGCGGCCCGCGCCAGCCAGCCCGCGTACACGCCGTCGGCCGGGACCAGGCCGTCGGCGTCGGCCGACAGGTTCGCCGTCGGGAAGCCGAGGTCGCGGCCGCGCTGGTCACCGAGCACCACCATCCCGCGCAGGCGGTGCGGCCGGCCCAGGATCTCGCTGGCGCCACTGACGTCGCCGTCGGCGAGCAGCTCGCGCACCCACGTCGACGACCAACGCCGGCCGCCGTCGGGCGTCTTCACCTCGTCGATCACCTCGACCGAGAAGCCGTACCGAGCGCCCAGCGACAGCATGGTCGACAGGTCGCCGGCGTTCTGCCAGCCGAACCGGACGTCATGGCCGACGACGACGGTGACGGCGTGCAGCCCGTCGACGAGGAAACGGCGGACGAACTCCTCGGGCGACTGCCGCGCGAACTCCCAGGTGTAGGGCTGGACGAGGACGGCGTCGAGGCCCGTCGACGCGAGCAGCTCGAGCTTGTCGCGCACGCCGGTGATCAGCGCAGGCGCGTCCTCGGGGCGGTGCAGCTGCCGGGGGTGCGGGTCGAAGGTGACGGCGACGGCCTGCGAGCCGCCGGCACGTGAGTCGGCCACCATGCGGGTGAGCACCTGACGGTGGCCGAGGTGGACGCCGTCGAAGTTGCCGATGGTGACGACCGACGGCCCGAACCCGGGAGGGACCTGGCCCAGATCGGTCCAGTGGTGCACGAGCGTCTCTCCCGGGTTCGAGGTCCTGTCAATCGACAAGGCCATTATGCCCGCGCGGTGACCTCCTCCAGCTCCGCCGGCTCGGCGTCGCCCACCGTCGTCCGCAGCGAGGTCTCGCGCATGAACAGGACGGCGACGAAGGCGATCAGCGCGATCACGCCGGCGATGAGGAACACCAGGGCGGTCGCGTCGCCGTAGGCGTGCTCGACGATCACCCGCACCGGCCCGGGCAGGCCGCTGAGGTCCAGCGACGTGGAGCCGCCGCTCTGGGTGGCGTCCCCCGCCCCCGGAACCGAGGCCAGACCGTCGCTGATCAGTTCGGTCACGTGCGTGGCCAGGATCGCGCCCAGGACGGAGACGCCGGCCGCGCCGCCCAGCGAGCGGAAGAACGTCACCGTCGACGTCCCGGCGCCGAGGTCGCGGTAGTCCAGGCCGTTCTGCGCGGCGAGGACCAGGTTCTGCATGCTCGACCCGACACCGACGCCGAGGATCGCCATGTAGACGCCGATCAGCACCAGCGAGGTGGAGTGGTCGATGGTCCCCAGCAGCCCCAGCCCGACGACGATCAGCGCGGACCCGGCGACGAGGAACCTCTTCCACCGCCCGAACCGGGTCACCAGCTGGCCGGTGATCGTCGACGCCAGCAGCAGGCCGACGATCATCGGCAGCGTCAGCAGGCCGGCCGCCGTCGGCGAGTAGCCGCGGGAGATCTGGAAGTACTGCCCGAAGAAGACCGACGACCCGAACATCGCGATGCCGATGGCGACACTGGCGATGATCGCCAGCACCATGGTCCGCTGCTTCAGCAGCCGCGGCGGCACGACGGGGTCCTGGACCCGGCGCTCGACGGCGACGGCGAACGCGATCAGCAGCACGCCCCCGGCCACGAAGAGAGCCGACTGCCACGACATCCAGGCGAAGTTCTTGCCGGCCAGCGTGACCCAGATGAGCAGCACGCTGATGCCGCCCGGGATGAGCAGGGCGCCCAGCCAGTCGATCTTGGTGTCGGCGGTCAGGACGGGGAGCTTCAGGGTGCGCTGCAGCAGGATCAGGGCCGCGATGCCGAACGGCACGCCGACCCAGA
This genomic window contains:
- a CDS encoding DHA2 family efflux MFS transporter permease subunit, translated to MANSAGSVEVPQETASAMTHRQVLEAMSGLLLAMFVAMLSGTIVANALPRIIGDLGGNQDQYTWVVTATLLAATATTPIWGKLADRMNKKLLVQLSITVFVIGSVLAGFSQNTESLIGFRVLQGLGLGGLQALVQIVMASIVSPRERGRYMGYFGAVMAVATVGGPLLGGFLVDSELLGWRWCFWVGVPFGIAALILLQRTLKLPVLTADTKIDWLGALLIPGGISVLLIWVTLAGKNFAWMSWQSALFVAGGVLLIAFAVAVERRVQDPVVPPRLLKQRTMVLAIIASVAIGIAMFGSSVFFGQYFQISRGYSPTAAGLLTLPMIVGLLLASTITGQLVTRFGRWKRFLVAGSALIVVGLGLLGTIDHSTSLVLIGVYMAILGVGVGSSMQNLVLAAQNGLDYRDLGAGTSTVTFFRSLGGAAGVSVLGAILATHVTELISDGLASVPGAGDATQSGGSTSLDLSGLPGPVRVIVEHAYGDATALVFLIAGVIALIAFVAVLFMRETSLRTTVGDAEPAELEEVTARA
- a CDS encoding lasso peptide biosynthesis B2 protein; its protein translation is MAAVPVLLLTLAVRGLGPRRRQFTRMLWLTRAGRRLPWADESAIRQSVRSIRWAARGVPARIACLEESAAANLLLALSGRRGRWTQGVAVDPLRFHAWLADHEGNPIEEPADTAHYTPINQ
- a CDS encoding GNAT family N-acetyltransferase, which encodes MNQPHLLLSGERLALAMTTAEHLREYHRWENDPETILGYGNQAPQSWETRAAGYEAQARSDRQTRFEIVRLTDDRPVGTTVLYVDHAVRTAEFVMVLAPEARGHGFAAEATLLTLDWAFHMAALRMVWLKVLEPNVRAVRAYEKAGFRPAGRLRQAGWWRGESCDELLMDAVRADFPGPSAIP
- a CDS encoding bifunctional riboflavin kinase/FAD synthetase, with amino-acid sequence MHHWTDLGQVPPGFGPSVVTIGNFDGVHLGHRQVLTRMVADSRAGGSQAVAVTFDPHPRQLHRPEDAPALITGVRDKLELLASTGLDAVLVQPYTWEFARQSPEEFVRRFLVDGLHAVTVVVGHDVRFGWQNAGDLSTMLSLGARYGFSVEVIDEVKTPDGGRRWSSTWVRELLADGDVSGASEILGRPHRLRGMVVLGDQRGRDLGFPTANLSADADGLVPADGVYAGWLARAADRERMAAAISVGTNPTFDGVSRRVEAYVIGRTDLDLYGDEIVLEFVERLRPTLRFDSVDDLVATMTDDVAKARVVLGV